A region from the Brevibacterium paucivorans genome encodes:
- a CDS encoding phytoene/squalene synthase family protein, with product MSFGSGFDTYTRVSYSVASRVIRGYSTSFSLATSALKNPDRDRIRALYAIVRITDEIVDGAAPASPHDQLTLVNDFQDRLESAARTGFSTDMPVHAFAHTARQCGITRELWAPFFDAMRSDIEGQPPLDLDRYIHGSAEVVGLMCVRIFFRGAPPESLQVEEGARALGNAFQRINFLRDYGHDARVLNRTYVAQELTDQVKREEIARIRQKLAVARPAIDLLPGRARLGVLIAHDLFAELTDRIEQVPASELMRTRISVPSAKKAALAAKAMSRATPRRGRAHE from the coding sequence ATGAGTTTCGGTTCCGGGTTCGATACATACACGCGGGTGAGCTATTCGGTTGCCAGCCGCGTGATCCGTGGCTACTCCACGTCTTTCTCTTTAGCCACCTCGGCCTTGAAGAACCCCGACCGCGACCGCATTCGCGCACTGTACGCGATTGTGCGCATCACCGATGAGATCGTCGACGGCGCAGCCCCCGCCTCCCCACACGATCAGCTCACGCTGGTCAATGACTTCCAGGACCGGCTCGAGTCCGCAGCACGCACCGGCTTCTCCACGGACATGCCCGTTCACGCGTTCGCGCACACTGCCCGGCAGTGCGGTATCACCCGCGAACTGTGGGCCCCGTTCTTTGACGCGATGCGTTCTGACATCGAAGGTCAGCCGCCCCTGGATCTGGACAGGTACATCCATGGGTCCGCCGAGGTCGTCGGCCTCATGTGCGTCCGTATCTTTTTCCGTGGCGCACCTCCAGAATCGCTACAAGTGGAAGAAGGTGCGCGGGCCTTGGGTAACGCGTTCCAACGGATCAACTTCCTACGCGATTACGGGCACGACGCCCGCGTACTCAACCGCACTTATGTGGCCCAAGAACTCACTGACCAGGTGAAACGTGAAGAGATCGCGCGCATCAGACAGAAACTCGCGGTGGCCCGCCCGGCAATCGACCTGCTCCCCGGTCGCGCCCGTTTGGGTGTGCTCATCGCACACGACCTTTTCGCTGAACTCACCGACCGCATCGAACAGGTTCCCGCCAGTGAACTCATGCGCACACGCATCTCAGTCCCGTCAGCCAAAAAAGCGGCACTGGCCG